The window TCTCAGCCGGATCATCATGGAGAGCCGCCGGTGATATGGCCTTTTACTATTTTGATGCCAGCGCGCTCGTCAAATACTATGTGACAGAACCGGGAAGCACGTGGGTTCGTCACCTTGTGGAAGATCGAGATTCCGAGACCGAATGGGTTCACACCATTTTCGTTGCCGAAATCACCCGTGTGGAAGTTGCGGCAGGGCTGGCGGTGATCGAACGCATCGGACGGATTCGGAGAGCCCAGCGGGATCGAGAGTATCGGCGTTTTGTGAGCCAGTTTGTCTCCCGATATGCGGTTATACCGCTGGTCACCGCTGATCTGGAATATGCTGCGGATTTGACCCAGCAATACCCTCTTAAAGCCTACGATGCCGTTCAGCTGGCTGTCGCCTTGCGATACGCCCGCATTCTGGCGGCTTTCGGGCTTCCCCTGATTTTCGTCAGCGGGGACGCGGCGCTTCTGGCCGCCGCTCGGGCGGAAGGCCTTCCCACCGACAACCCCTTCGACCACGTCGCCCCGGAGGACACCCCGGACCCTTCCGGAAG is drawn from Thermoflexus hugenholtzii and contains these coding sequences:
- a CDS encoding type II toxin-antitoxin system VapC family toxin, giving the protein MAFYYFDASALVKYYVTEPGSTWVRHLVEDRDSETEWVHTIFVAEITRVEVAAGLAVIERIGRIRRAQRDREYRRFVSQFVSRYAVIPLVTADLEYAADLTQQYPLKAYDAVQLAVALRYARILAAFGLPLIFVSGDAALLAAARAEGLPTDNPFDHVAPEDTPDPSGSPG